In a genomic window of Streptomyces pristinaespiralis:
- a CDS encoding thiamine pyrophosphate-dependent enzyme translates to MTVLDAPAAPPPAAPAGPPLPAATALALYRAMVTGRAFDRQATAFTRQGRLAVYPSSHGQEACQTASVLALRPTDWLFPTYRESVALLTRGIDPVEVLTLFRGDRHCGYDPHAHRTAPQCTPLATQCLHAAGLADAARMRGHDTVALAYIGDGATSEGDFHEAVNYAAVRRAPVVFLIQNNQYAISVPLAKQTAARTLADKAAGYGAAGVRIDGNDAAAVHTAVARAAHRARTGGGPTVVEALTYRIEAHTNADDDTRYRSAEEVAAWADKDPVARLEHRLLADGVLDEDTLAGITREAQDLTARLRRTFASPPRRDPAEMFQHVYHQPPPHLRSQAALLAAETAAATGEDA, encoded by the coding sequence ATGACCGTGCTCGACGCCCCCGCCGCCCCGCCGCCCGCCGCACCGGCCGGCCCGCCGCTGCCCGCCGCGACCGCGCTCGCGCTGTACCGGGCCATGGTCACCGGCCGCGCCTTCGACCGGCAGGCCACCGCCTTCACCCGGCAGGGCCGCCTCGCCGTCTACCCCTCCTCCCACGGCCAGGAGGCCTGCCAGACCGCGTCCGTCCTCGCGCTGCGCCCCACCGACTGGCTCTTCCCCACCTACCGCGAGAGCGTCGCCCTGCTCACCCGCGGCATCGACCCGGTGGAGGTCCTGACCCTCTTCCGCGGCGACCGCCACTGCGGCTACGACCCGCACGCCCACCGCACCGCCCCCCAGTGCACCCCACTGGCCACACAGTGCCTGCACGCCGCCGGACTCGCCGACGCCGCCCGCATGCGCGGCCACGACACCGTCGCCCTCGCCTACATCGGCGACGGTGCCACCAGCGAGGGCGACTTCCACGAAGCCGTCAACTACGCGGCCGTACGCCGCGCGCCCGTCGTCTTCCTGATCCAGAACAACCAGTACGCGATCAGCGTCCCGCTCGCCAAACAGACCGCCGCCCGCACCCTCGCCGACAAGGCCGCCGGCTACGGCGCCGCCGGCGTGCGCATCGACGGCAACGACGCCGCGGCCGTCCACACCGCCGTCGCCCGGGCCGCGCACCGCGCCCGCACCGGCGGCGGCCCCACCGTCGTCGAAGCCCTCACCTACCGCATCGAGGCCCATACCAACGCCGACGACGACACCCGCTACCGCAGCGCGGAAGAGGTCGCCGCCTGGGCGGACAAGGACCCCGTCGCCCGCCTCGAGCACCGCCTCCTCGCCGACGGCGTCCTCGACGAGGACACCCTCGCCGGCATCACCCGCGAGGCACAGGACCTCACCGCCCGCCTGCGCCGCACCTTCGCCTCCCCGCCCCGGCGCGACCCGGCCGAGATGTTCCAGCACGTCTACCACCAGCCGCCGCCCCACCTCAGGTCCCAGGCCGCCCTGCTCGCCGCGGAGACCGCCGCCGCGACGGGGGAGGACGCCTGA
- a CDS encoding alpha-ketoacid dehydrogenase subunit beta has product MPTDPAAARTGKSTADGTVTMAKALNTALRDALRADENTLVFGEDVGTLGGVFRVTDGLAREFGDDRCFDTPLAESAIIGTAVGMAMYGYRPVVEMQFDAFAYPAFEQLVSHVAKFRARTRGQLPLPLTVRIPYGGGIGGVEHHSDSSEIYYMATPGLTVVTPATVADAYSLLRRSIDWPDPVVFLEPKRLYWHKEKTGLPTDTGPLGWAAVRRRGTDATLVTYGPALPAALAAAEAAAESGLSLEVIDLRTLAPFDEETVAASVDRTGRAVVVHEAHGFAGPGAEIAARITERCFYHLEAPVRRVTGFDVPYPAPLLESHYLPDVQRILDAVATLEWPARRTAAA; this is encoded by the coding sequence ATGCCCACCGACCCCGCCGCCGCCCGCACCGGCAAGAGCACCGCCGACGGCACCGTCACCATGGCCAAAGCCCTCAACACCGCCCTGCGCGACGCCCTGCGCGCCGACGAGAACACCCTCGTCTTCGGCGAGGACGTCGGCACCCTCGGCGGCGTCTTCCGCGTCACCGACGGCCTGGCCCGCGAATTCGGCGACGACCGCTGCTTCGACACCCCGCTCGCCGAATCCGCCATCATCGGCACCGCCGTCGGCATGGCCATGTACGGCTACCGGCCCGTCGTCGAGATGCAGTTCGACGCCTTCGCCTACCCCGCCTTCGAACAACTCGTCAGCCACGTCGCCAAGTTCCGCGCCCGCACCCGCGGCCAACTGCCGCTGCCGCTGACCGTCCGCATCCCCTACGGCGGCGGCATCGGGGGAGTGGAACACCACAGCGACTCCTCCGAGATCTACTACATGGCCACCCCCGGCCTCACCGTCGTCACCCCCGCCACCGTCGCCGACGCCTACTCCCTGCTGCGCCGCTCCATCGACTGGCCCGACCCCGTCGTCTTCCTCGAACCCAAACGCCTGTACTGGCACAAGGAGAAGACCGGGCTGCCCACCGACACCGGCCCGCTGGGCTGGGCCGCCGTCCGCCGCCGCGGCACCGACGCCACCCTCGTCACCTACGGCCCCGCCCTGCCCGCCGCCCTCGCCGCCGCCGAGGCCGCCGCGGAGAGCGGCCTGAGCCTGGAGGTCATCGACCTGCGCACCCTCGCCCCCTTCGACGAGGAGACCGTCGCCGCCAGCGTCGACCGCACCGGCCGCGCCGTCGTCGTCCACGAGGCCCACGGCTTCGCCGGCCCCGGCGCCGAGATCGCCGCCCGCATCACCGAACGCTGCTTCTACCACCTGGAAGCACCCGTACGCCGCGTCACCGGCTTCGACGTGCCCTACCCCGCACCCCTCCTCGAAAGCCACTACCTGCCCGACGTCCAGCGCATCCTGGACGCCGTCGCCACCCTGGAGTGGCCCGCCCGCCGGACGGCCGCCGCATGA
- a CDS encoding thioesterase II family protein: MNTRTTGPWYRSPDPRPGATVRLLCFPHGGGTTAAYHHWPALLPDSVELHAAQYPGHADRITEPLQHDLHTLADQAAAAARPLTGGPYALYGHSLGALVAYETALRLQAAGSPPQRLVVSGMPAPHLVRPGAVHRAGDSALIAELRRLDGFPDELLAHPDMLDIVLRTARADYALAETYRPRPGALLHTPLTVHRATGDPELTAAEAAGWRAATTGPVREQTFPGGHFHLAHEPAPVLLDLTADLTADLSARLVSGTSARRQPPPPAWTGTTTRLPSPNTGRPI, from the coding sequence ATGAACACCCGCACCACCGGCCCCTGGTACCGCAGCCCCGACCCCCGCCCCGGCGCCACCGTGCGACTGCTGTGCTTCCCGCACGGCGGCGGCACCACCGCCGCCTACCACCACTGGCCCGCCCTGCTGCCCGACAGCGTCGAACTGCACGCCGCCCAGTACCCCGGCCACGCCGACCGCATCACCGAACCCCTCCAGCACGACCTGCACACCCTCGCCGACCAGGCCGCCGCGGCCGCCCGCCCCCTGACCGGCGGCCCCTACGCCCTCTACGGCCACAGCCTCGGCGCCCTGGTCGCCTACGAGACCGCGCTGCGCCTCCAGGCCGCCGGAAGCCCCCCGCAGCGGCTCGTCGTCTCCGGCATGCCCGCACCCCACCTCGTACGCCCCGGCGCCGTCCACCGCGCCGGCGACAGCGCACTCATCGCCGAACTGCGGCGCCTGGACGGCTTCCCCGACGAACTCCTCGCCCACCCCGACATGCTCGACATCGTGCTGCGCACCGCCCGCGCCGACTACGCCCTCGCCGAGACCTACCGCCCCCGCCCCGGCGCCCTCCTGCACACCCCGCTCACCGTGCACCGCGCCACCGGCGACCCGGAGCTCACCGCCGCGGAAGCGGCCGGCTGGCGCGCGGCCACCACCGGACCCGTCCGCGAACAGACCTTCCCCGGCGGCCACTTCCACCTCGCCCACGAGCCGGCACCCGTCCTGCTCGACCTCACCGCCGACCTCACCGCCGACCTCTCCGCCCGCCTCGTCAGCGGCACGTCAGCCCGCCGACAGCCGCCCCCGCCAGCCTGGACGGGGACCACCACACGCCTACCGTCACCGAACACCGGGAGACCGATATGA
- a CDS encoding MbtH family protein produces MSNPFEDAEGTFLVLVNHEGQYSLWPSFAEVPAGWTVALPATDRESALAHITDRWTDMRPQSLIDAMNGTAA; encoded by the coding sequence ATGAGCAACCCCTTCGAGGACGCCGAGGGCACCTTTCTCGTCCTGGTCAACCACGAGGGCCAGTACTCGCTCTGGCCGTCCTTCGCCGAGGTCCCGGCCGGCTGGACCGTCGCCCTGCCGGCCACCGACCGCGAGAGCGCCCTGGCCCACATCACCGACCGGTGGACCGACATGCGGCCCCAGAGCCTCATCGACGCCATGAACGGCACGGCGGCGTGA
- a CDS encoding aminotransferase-like domain-containing protein — protein MTAGLLEAPGLAAAPLTTADLHASLTDPALTSMTLLNEITGNYPQAVSFAAGRPYEGHYDTEALHHHLRRFTRHLEQDLGHSEEQVRRTLFQYGPTKGVINDLLVRQLHTDEHITADPEAVLVTTGCQEAMVLLLRALRRDARDTVLAAAPTYVGFTGAARLTEMTVRQVPEGPGGLDAADLARAVRAARAEGLRPRACYVVPDFSNPGGARMSEADRRRLLHAADELDILLIEDNPYSMFHDGQGRPPTLKSMDRSGRVVYIGSFAKTAFPGARIGYVVADQPVAEGGLLVDQLAKLKSMLTLNTSALAQAVIGGLLLEHGCSMERACAREAAVYRTNLNVLLDGLATRFPPGSGVTWNTPAGGLFAVLSVPFTADEAALEESAGRFGVLWTPMYHFYAGTGGLTQLRLSYSVLTPDEITTGLDRLAAFVAARTPR, from the coding sequence GTGACCGCGGGCCTGCTCGAGGCGCCCGGGCTGGCCGCGGCCCCGCTGACCACCGCCGACCTGCACGCCAGCCTCACCGATCCGGCCCTGACCTCGATGACCCTCCTCAACGAGATCACCGGCAACTACCCCCAGGCCGTGTCGTTCGCCGCGGGCCGGCCCTACGAGGGCCACTACGACACCGAGGCCCTCCACCACCACCTGCGGCGCTTCACCCGCCACCTCGAGCAGGACCTCGGCCACAGCGAGGAACAGGTACGCCGCACCCTGTTCCAGTACGGGCCCACCAAGGGCGTCATCAACGACCTCCTCGTACGCCAGCTGCACACCGACGAACACATCACCGCCGACCCCGAAGCGGTCCTGGTCACCACCGGCTGCCAGGAGGCCATGGTCCTGCTGCTGCGCGCCCTGCGCCGCGACGCACGCGACACCGTCCTCGCCGCCGCCCCCACCTACGTGGGATTCACCGGGGCCGCCCGCCTCACCGAAATGACGGTCCGCCAGGTCCCCGAAGGCCCCGGCGGACTCGACGCCGCGGACCTCGCCCGCGCCGTGCGCGCCGCCCGCGCCGAAGGACTGCGACCGCGCGCCTGCTACGTCGTCCCCGACTTCTCCAACCCCGGCGGCGCCCGCATGTCGGAGGCCGACCGCCGCCGGCTGCTGCACGCCGCCGACGAGCTGGACATCCTCCTCATCGAGGACAACCCGTACTCGATGTTCCACGACGGCCAGGGCCGGCCGCCGACCCTGAAGTCGATGGACCGCTCCGGACGCGTCGTCTACATCGGCTCGTTCGCCAAGACCGCCTTCCCCGGCGCCCGCATCGGCTACGTCGTCGCCGACCAGCCCGTCGCCGAGGGCGGCCTGCTCGTCGACCAGCTCGCCAAGCTCAAGAGCATGCTCACCCTCAACACCTCGGCCCTCGCCCAGGCCGTCATCGGCGGCCTGCTCCTCGAGCACGGCTGCAGCATGGAACGAGCCTGCGCCCGCGAGGCCGCCGTCTACCGCACCAACCTGAACGTCCTCCTCGACGGCCTCGCCACCCGCTTCCCGCCCGGCAGCGGCGTCACCTGGAACACCCCCGCCGGCGGCCTCTTCGCCGTGCTGAGCGTGCCGTTCACCGCCGACGAAGCGGCCCTGGAGGAGTCGGCGGGCCGCTTCGGCGTCCTGTGGACACCGATGTACCACTTCTACGCGGGCACCGGCGGCCTGACCCAACTGCGCCTGTCCTACAGCGTGCTGACCCCCGACGAGATCACCACCGGCCTGGACCGCCTCGCCGCCTTCGTCGCCGCCCGCACGCCCCGCTGA